Proteins encoded by one window of Rhodamnia argentea isolate NSW1041297 chromosome 6, ASM2092103v1, whole genome shotgun sequence:
- the LOC115730287 gene encoding 11S globulin seed storage protein Jug r 4-like: protein MATKPLLLSFAFCFLLAFHGCLASQRYRTTQEQGECQIDRLDALEPTNRIQCEAGLVESWDQNHDMFRCTGVAMVRHTIEPNGLLLPSFTNSPQLIYIVEGEGIQGAVIPGCPETFQSSQQSQFGRQFGQGGQMRGGEGRRFPDEHQKIRRFRQGDIIALPTGVAHWVYNDGNRPIIAVILLDVTNSENQLDLNPRRFFLAGNPQNEHEQGGQRWQGRQGSSQRQRRFQPFGRGEEGQQGGQCKNIFCGFDARLLAEAFNVDLETVRRLQNENDNRNNIVRVEGGLQVVRPPRELGGRRWEEEREGEREGYGGRGRRGRYDMNGLEETLCTMRLRENIGNPSRADVYTQQAGHISTLNSNNLPILYWLQLSAERGRLHRDAIMVPHYNLNCHSVVYAIRGSARIQVVNDEGQTVFDEELREGQLVVVPQNFAVVKRAENEEFEWVSFKTNDNAMVSPLAGRTSVLRALPDEVVANAYRVSRDDAKRLKYNRRETTVFTSRRGGGSFSERRAEA from the exons atgGCTACTAAGCCTTTGCTTCTCTCCTTTGCATTTTGCTTTCTCTTGGCCTTCCACGGCTGCCTCGCCAGCCAGCGGTACCGGACCACCCAGGAGCAAGGGGAGTGCCAGATCGACCGCCTTGATGCCCTCGAGCCCACAAACCGCATCCAGTGCGAGGCTGGCTTGGTCGAGTCGTGGGACCAAAACCACGACATGTTCCGGTGCACTGGGGTCGCCATGGTCCGGCACACCATTGAGCCCAACGGTCTCCTCTTGCCTTCCTTCACCAATTCACCTCAACTCATCTACATTGTTGAAG GTGAGGGTATTCAGGGGGCTGTGATCCCCGGTTGCCCCGAGACATTCCAATCATCTCAGCAATCACAGTTCGGGCGGCAGTTTGGACAGGGAGGACAGATGAGAGGAGGCGAAGGCCGGCGGTTCCCAGATGAGCACCAGAAGATCCGCCGCTTCCGACAGGGCGACATCATTGCGTTGCCCACTGGAGTGGCCCACTGGGTGTACAACGACGGCAATCGGCCCATCATCGCCGTCATCCTCCTCGACGTTACCAATAGTGAGAACCAGCTCGATCTCAACCCAAGA AGATTCTTCCTCGCTGGCAACCCGCAAAACGAGCACGAGCAAGGGGGCCAGCGATGGCAGGGACGGCAGGGCAGCAGCCAACGACAGCGCCGATTCCAGCCCTTTGGCCGCGGTGAGGAGGGCCAGCAAGGGGGTCAATGCAAAAATATCTTCTGCGGCTTTGACGCACGCCTCCTGGCTGAGGCATTCAACGTGGATCTGGAGACAGTAAGGAGGCTGCAGAACGAGAACGACAACAGGAACAACATCGTGAGGGTCGAGGGCGGCCTTCAGGTTGTGAGGCCCCCGAGGGAACTCGGCGGCCGCAGGTGGGAAGAGGAGCGCGAGGGGGAGAGGGAGGGGTACGGTGGCAGAGGACGACGCGGCAGGTATGACATGAACGGATTGGAGGAAACGCTCTGCACCATGAGGCTCCGGGAAAACATCGGCAACCCGTCGCGCGCCGACGTGTACACGCAACAAGCCGGCCACATTAGCACACTCAACAGCAACAACCTGCCCATCCTGTACTGGCTCCAACTCAGTGCCGAGAGAGGCCGTCTACATAGG GATGCAATTATGGTGCCACACTACAACCTCAACTGCCACAGCGTGGTCTACGCGATCCGCGGCAGCGCGCGCATCCAGGTGGTGAACGACGAAGGCCAGACCGTGTTTGATGAGGAGCTCCGCGAGGGGCAGCTCGTGGTGGTGCCGCAGAACTTTGCAGTGGTGAAGAGGGCGGAGAACGAGGAGTTCGAGTGGGTGTCCTTCAAGACCAACGACAACGCCATGGTCAGCCCGCTCGCGGGCCGGACCTCGGTGCTACGGGCATTGCCGGACGAGGTCGTCGCCAACGCTTACCGGGTGTCGAGGGACGATGCCAAGAGGCTCAAGTACAACCGGAGGGAGACCACGGTGTTTACCTCCAGGAGGGGTGGCGGTTCTTTCTCCGAGAGGAGGGCTGAAGCTTAA